The Aedes aegypti strain LVP_AGWG chromosome 3, AaegL5.0 Primary Assembly, whole genome shotgun sequence genome contains a region encoding:
- the LOC5566905 gene encoding general odorant-binding protein 45-like produces MFRIGLIVASFAVVSITAVDRHKIVYKSLQEAAVECGQYTIKGQCLGRCETLITRDWNDTTGMSPAYSRFFQPDPVDECNLNRTQRCLQTKVYTVPRPRTCQRASESIQCYLDQFGQVNLTTPQFIRFTPLQDDQIVLECAAIMGYTYEQVYAWIRESAFQRPETRCIYRCFLIRSGLYSDSEGLNMARFYVLCGGYEEDFYQRVEQCAARLRQEVPCNDKCTLAQRLAIECIGADYQAGNLATNANSKAVEGSRVQSKFNN; encoded by the coding sequence ATGTTCAGAATTGGGCTAATtgttgcctcttttgctgtggTTTCTATCACCGCAGTGGACAGACATAAGATAGTCTACAAGAGCTTGCAAGAAGCAGCTGTTGAATGTGGTCAGTACACTATCAAGGGCCAGTGTCTTGGCCGCTGCGAAACGCTGATAACTCGGGACTGGAACGATACGACTGGAATGTCACCGGCTTACAGTCGCTTCTTCCAACCGGATCCTGTGGACGAGTGCAATCTCAACCGGACTCAGCGATGCCTCCAGACCAAAGTGTATACCGTTCCACGTCCGAGAACCTGCCAACGGGCGTCCGAATCTATTCAGTGCTACCTTGATCAGTTTGGCCAAGTCAATTTGACCACCCCACAGTTCATTCGGTTCACGCCTTTGCAAGATGATCAGATTGTTCTGGAATGTGCCGCCATAATGGGATATACTTACGAGCAGGTTTATGCTTGGATCAGGGAATCCGCATTCCAACGACCGGAAACCCGATGCATCTACCGGTGCTTCCTGATCAGATCGGGACTGTACAGTGATTCGGAGGGACTCAACATGGCACGATTCTACGTCCTTTGCGGTGGATACGAGGAAGACTTCTATCAGCGCGTTGAACAATGTGCGGCCAGATTACGTCAAGAAGTTCCGTGCAATGATAAGTGCACACTGGCGCAGCGACTGGCTATCGAATGCATTGGTGCAGACTACCAAGCCGGAAATTTGGCTACCAACGCGAACAGCAAGGCTGTCGAGGGATCTCGAGTTCAGAGTAAGTTCAATAATTAg